In a single window of the Thermoanaerobacterium sp. PSU-2 genome:
- the dapF gene encoding diaminopimelate epimerase codes for MKFTKMNGLGNDFIVFENLENKELEYDVLARKLCDRHFGIGGDGLLIVEPSGIADIKMRIINSDGSEAEMCGNGARCFAKYVYENGIVSKGKMSVETLSGIVMPELIFENDNVDKVRVHMGNPNFRPDLIPVKTDKNQFIEETIKIDGRAYTVTSLLVGVPHTVIFVNSIDDNMIVNVGPLIEKLHIFPRGTNVDFVKVEDENNITVRTWERGAGLTLACGTGACASAVASALTNRTKRNVYVHFKKGDLYIEWTSDNNIYLTGKAEKVFTGDIDIV; via the coding sequence ATGAAATTTACAAAGATGAATGGATTAGGCAATGATTTTATAGTCTTTGAAAATTTAGAAAACAAAGAGTTAGAGTATGACGTTTTAGCGAGAAAATTGTGTGATAGGCATTTTGGCATAGGCGGAGATGGTCTTTTGATAGTGGAGCCATCTGGAATAGCAGATATTAAGATGAGAATAATCAATTCGGATGGCAGTGAAGCAGAAATGTGTGGGAATGGAGCGCGCTGCTTTGCAAAGTATGTCTATGAAAATGGCATAGTTTCAAAAGGGAAAATGTCAGTTGAGACATTGTCTGGCATTGTAATGCCAGAATTAATATTTGAAAATGATAATGTGGACAAAGTAAGAGTTCACATGGGCAATCCTAATTTTAGGCCCGATTTAATTCCAGTAAAAACAGATAAAAATCAATTTATAGAAGAGACGATAAAAATAGATGGAAGAGCTTATACTGTAACATCGTTACTAGTTGGCGTACCGCATACTGTTATTTTTGTTAATTCTATTGATGATAATATGATTGTGAATGTAGGGCCGTTAATTGAAAAATTACATATATTTCCACGTGGAACAAATGTTGATTTTGTCAAAGTTGAAGATGAAAATAATATTACGGTGAGAACTTGGGAAAGAGGTGCAGGCTTGACTCTTGCCTGCGGCACTGGTGCCTGCGCTTCGGCTGTGGCTTCCGCATTAACAAATAGGACAAAGAGGAATGTTTATGTTCATTTTAAAAAGGGAGATTTGTATATTGAATGGACATCTGATAACAATATTTATTTA
- a CDS encoding NFACT RNA binding domain-containing protein: MALDGITLYGIVNELKSTLLDGKIDKIYQPEKDEIIIFIRNNGKNYKLLLSANANFPRVYLTDENKENPVTPPMFCMLLRKYLQGGKIIDIYQRGFDRILFIDVLSRDELEKEVIKTLVIEIMGRYSNIILIDKESRIIVDSIKRVYKDMSKIREIVPDVKYEMPPLQDKFTIQDFTKDDLSRKLKLKSGKKVDKALLELFEGFSPVLSREIAYRSKVDDRYINELSEDDMEKLNCNLNLLKSLLENSNFKPCIAYIDDNPYEFSIIELTQYENLVFYKSVNEAALKFYREKANAESLKSRSHDLKKLIQTHLERLYNKLGKQLDELKNAENADIYKLYGELITSNLYKLNKKTDAFKTINYYTGEEITIPLDIKYTPNENAQMYFKKYAKLKNAVEFLTKQIEETKKEIEYLEGQLLNVEQCTLPSEIDEIREELADTGYIKKKNKDKRQKKSISKPLHYISSDNFDIYVGKNNVQNDYLTMKFADINDVWLHTKNIPGSHVIIKSKGANIPDSTILEAAKLAAMHSKAKNSSNVPVDYTLRKYVKKPTGAKPGFVIYTNQKTLYVTPDNK; the protein is encoded by the coding sequence ATGGCTTTGGATGGAATAACACTATATGGAATAGTCAATGAACTAAAAAGCACACTGCTTGACGGAAAAATAGATAAGATATATCAGCCCGAAAAAGACGAAATCATAATCTTTATCAGAAATAACGGCAAAAATTACAAATTGCTTTTATCAGCAAATGCAAATTTTCCAAGAGTATATCTAACAGATGAAAATAAAGAAAATCCAGTTACTCCCCCTATGTTTTGCATGTTACTTCGAAAGTATTTGCAAGGTGGAAAAATTATAGATATATACCAAAGGGGATTCGATAGAATTTTATTCATCGATGTTTTAAGTCGTGATGAATTAGAAAAAGAGGTCATAAAAACATTAGTAATAGAAATAATGGGAAGATACAGCAATATTATATTAATAGATAAAGAGAGTAGAATTATAGTCGATAGCATTAAAAGAGTATACAAGGATATGAGCAAAATACGGGAAATAGTTCCCGATGTCAAATATGAGATGCCCCCACTACAAGATAAATTTACAATTCAAGATTTTACAAAAGATGATTTGTCAAGAAAATTAAAATTAAAAAGCGGTAAAAAGGTTGATAAAGCCCTTTTAGAGCTTTTTGAAGGATTTAGCCCTGTTTTATCAAGGGAAATTGCATATAGGAGTAAAGTAGATGATAGATACATAAATGAGCTTTCAGAAGACGATATGGAGAAACTGAATTGCAATTTAAATTTATTGAAAAGCCTTTTAGAAAATTCAAATTTTAAACCATGTATTGCTTATATTGACGATAATCCTTATGAATTTTCTATCATTGAACTTACACAGTATGAAAATTTAGTTTTCTATAAAAGTGTCAACGAAGCCGCATTAAAGTTTTATAGAGAAAAAGCAAATGCAGAAAGTTTAAAATCCCGTTCACATGATTTAAAAAAGCTTATTCAAACGCACTTAGAGAGATTATATAATAAACTTGGCAAGCAATTAGATGAATTGAAAAATGCTGAGAATGCAGATATATACAAACTATATGGCGAGCTTATAACGAGTAATTTGTATAAACTTAACAAAAAAACCGATGCATTTAAAACTATAAATTATTATACTGGTGAAGAAATAACAATACCACTTGATATAAAATATACGCCAAATGAAAATGCTCAAATGTATTTTAAAAAATATGCTAAATTAAAAAATGCAGTAGAATTTCTTACAAAGCAAATAGAAGAAACAAAAAAAGAAATAGAATATCTAGAAGGACAACTTTTAAATGTTGAGCAGTGTACATTGCCATCAGAAATAGACGAAATAAGAGAAGAATTAGCAGATACAGGATACATAAAAAAGAAAAATAAAGACAAAAGACAAAAGAAAAGTATATCAAAACCTCTACACTATATATCTTCAGATAATTTTGATATCTATGTTGGGAAAAATAATGTACAAAATGATTACCTTACAATGAAATTTGCAGATATAAATGATGTATGGCTACATACGAAGAATATTCCCGGCTCACATGTCATAATCAAAAGCAAAGGCGCTAATATTCCTGACAGTACTATTTTAGAAGCTGCAAAATTGGCAGCAATGCACAGCAAAGCAAAAAATTCTTCAAATGTACCAGTTGATTACACGTTAAGAAAGTACGTTAAGAAACCAACAGGAGCAAAACCAGGTTTTGTAATCTATACAAATCAAAAAACATTGTATGTGACACCTGATAATAAGTAG
- the thpR gene encoding RNA 2',3'-cyclic phosphodiesterase, with protein sequence MRAFLAIKLSENIINDIKNLQEQLKKYTIKGRWTNRDNLHITLKFFDEINEEEVSKIRKIINDISLNFKPFYIRLNKIGCFEGKDNIRVLWVDVKNDDRLKLLHDVIETELSKAGFKKDDRKFKAHITVAREIILVKSIEEINNLHKLDSDYFAVSNIHLMESKLENNRRVYKSIFDVSLKSNK encoded by the coding sequence ATGAGAGCGTTTTTAGCTATAAAATTAAGTGAAAATATTATAAATGATATTAAGAATTTGCAAGAGCAGTTAAAGAAATATACAATAAAAGGAAGATGGACAAATAGAGATAATTTACATATAACTCTTAAATTTTTTGACGAGATAAATGAGGAAGAAGTTAGTAAAATCAGAAAGATAATAAATGACATTTCGTTAAATTTTAAGCCATTTTACATTAGATTAAATAAAATTGGTTGTTTTGAAGGAAAAGATAATATAAGAGTACTATGGGTGGATGTTAAAAATGATGATAGACTTAAATTATTACATGATGTTATCGAAACAGAATTATCTAAGGCGGGATTTAAAAAAGACGATAGAAAATTTAAAGCCCATATTACTGTTGCAAGAGAAATTATTTTGGTAAAAAGCATAGAAGAAATAAACAATCTACATAAATTAGATTCTGATTATTTTGCAGTATCTAATATACATCTTATGGAAAGCAAGTTGGAGAATAATAGAAGAGTTTATAAATCTATTTTCGATGTATCCTTAAAATCGAATAAGTAG